TGGTTGACGTTTATTATGTGCATTCACCGCCGACATCTTGCTTTTCCCTATTCATCGAAATAGCGCATTGTAATACTACAAAACAGGTTTGCGTTATGTCAACACCAATTAAACTATCATAAAATTGGAATCTAACTTTCAGAGAGGTTGAAGACGTGCTAAACTGGCCGCTAATTGGCACGTACCCTATGAGAGCTAGCATTTATATCTCACGCCACATATTGATTTCTCATATCCAAATCCCAAGTACTTTAAAACCTATTACCAGgtaggcgtcgttaaataatgagtaaatatttaatatgataGTTATGAGCACGAACACTGTGATAATGAGTGTATTAGGCAGGAGATGGTAGATTTGCCTTGATTATCAAATACAAACTATATGtgattgatgaattaatcagtTTGCTGTACACTTAGTTATTAAACAAGACATCTCGAAGAATGAACGAAAGGTATTTGGGTTTGGTCGTCATTAGTATGGAAGCTAGCATGCGATTAACAGAAACTTTAAAACTGATTCATATAACATTCAATTTTGTGTACACTTATTTTGCAAAAAAACACTAACAGTATGGATGAAATATACTCGGATTCTGTCGCCTCTCATTCAGGCTACACGTATTCGGCAAACAAGAGGATAGAGGAAGAGTTTAAACAAAAGGAGAGAAAATTATTGTTGCAGCAAAGACAAATGCATTCTAAAATACTGAGGCAGAAGACACTTCTATTTGATGACCTCATCCAACTGCATGTACGAACTCCTAGCTGTGATTCGAAATCTACTGATGGAGAAATAACAGAAGTGGGTAACATCAAGTTAGATTCTTCTCTATATGCAAAAGTATTTCCACGAAAACCTGGACAAAGACGCCAAACTTCCAACATTGTGAGGCCTGTTCTTCGAGTCGTTGGCGCGAATGTGTTCTGCAACATGCAAAACGGAGACGACTTAGAAACGGAGTTGCCAACTCGCCCAAAGACCAGAATCCTCCTAGCCAAGTCAAACGGTATCTGTGGATGTCTGAGAAACCTAGCCGAAAGATCTGCTTCTAAAACGATGTGTAAGAAGTGCCTCTGTAATAGAGAGGACGGAATGAAACCATTACAGAGGGCACACACGTTCTATGGTACTAGAGGGAGGACAACTCGACCTCCTGAACGGAGGGTCGCCACGTCTTGCGGTAGATCTTTAACGAAGGATTCGTTTACGTTAAATCAACGTAGTTCACTTCATTTAAAACACGATGGATTCTCGTCAAAGAAGACAGAGTGTATAACCAACTACCAAAGATATTTCGTGATAAATCTATGGATAAAACCCCTGCAAACGTAAATGATTACCCATCAACAACGGATCTGAATTGTGAATGTTCTCATCATACCAAGACGTCATGTTCTGACCACCCTGTGCATTTTGACCCTACCTGCATGCGTGATACAGAAAATGAACAAGAAGTGAAATATGCGAGCAAAGCGAATTATCTAGCCGAGTCTATAAACTATTTGAAACGAGTTGCTGGAATTGATGTGAAGAAGaggaaaatatttgtttacagcGTTAAGATATCTAGTCTGTCTTTTTATGACAGGCGTGAAACATATTATGACGGACGTGtggtaatgaaaaacaaatggttTTGTTAAGAGTGATATACAGTCGTTCTTGGTCTGACAGGCACTTctatataacggccacctgCCAATAACGGCCACCCTGAAACCCCCAACACTTTTTGTTTACAACacataatgtttttgttgaatattgtgtttatttttattagaagCCAAATACGcgagttgtatatatatattttacaccaacaacaacaataataaacaaaacacttttgaaaaaaagtGTTGCTAAAATTATGACAACTTCTTAAAGATGTGTATTGTCATGTTTATtcatcatattttgtaaaatactaTTTATAAGATATTGCATAATAGGGGGAGTTGTCTTGGACCCATAGTCCGTTCAACGactagagagaaaaaaaaatgcaagTAAAAACTGATTTTggatgttttattatttgaagtGGATTAAGTGCTAACTGACTAAACAACTCAAGAAACGCGAATATTAACtgagttttctttaatttatttcaaaatattcaatCTGAATCACATTAGTTTTTGTGCCTGTTAAAAGTACTAATGTCTTGTTCACATGTTAGGCCCATTTTTACCGTTTATTTACCAAAATAATTCTATCACAAAAAAAGGTCATAATGAAATATAcgcatttcttttgttcttcAGTATACTATGATTGGTTacggtaaatgttttaatatctcACGCTACAGAGGCCACACAAAATGAAGCGTTTATTAAATGTGggggaaatatatataaacttaaGTGCTTCGCGACGAAACATTTGCATTAAAATCGAAAGTAAACCAGAAATGACGCAACGCAAAAATTGAAGCGTTTTTAAAATTGCCAATTTCTCTGACCTATTTGACGTTACGTAAATTGGTAGCAATACCGTGCGCAATGTCATGTGTATGACGAAATAACGGCTACCTAAACTTTTCAAGGCAAATTTCTTCTGACACCTTATCTGATACGACAAAGTTACTTATTGTAACCGACAAATAATGTACGTATTTGACTTACACAGAGTTATAATATACAAAGAAATGGATTTGCAGCTTCAAAGAAAAGCTGTATCATTATAtcatatgtacattgtattttaacttgatttacCGGTGACAATATATGTTGCTTTGGTTTCTTCGTTTCGGTAGTTTGTCGTTTTATTTTGTTGCCCAAATATGTACATGAATATTAATGAacggaatataaatatatttaatatttaaattgtttaaagagactgtcttGAAATTGCtcccattgtaagatgtttccgactaacagatGACGAAAATTAcctattaaatacattttgttgtttagtatatGATATCAATGTTTGTATGTTCAATGTATAAACGGTCATGTGCTTCTGACCACTTCATTTCTCCATGATGTTATAGTTGTTTTTGTTgagattaaaaaacaattctcaTATTTCAGCCTGAATAatatctctcctctctccctgtctctctccctgtctctctccctctccctgtctctctccctctccccctccctctctctgtgtgcgtgtgtgtgtgtgcgcgcgcgtgtctTTAAAACTATGACTttctacaaaaaaaagagagatgttttaaaaaaccttGATTTGACTCTTTTTTTCGAGTCTCTACATTGCAATCAACCAATAAACAACTATCGTTCTTGctaaaacaataaagttgattaatttatttttaacgtGTTacttattatacatataatatgatatataacaGCTGCTAGGATAGGTGTGAGTGTACATTACTACATCCTGTACTGTGTATGAATAAAAACGTCGAGTTTGCCTCGATCAGACACGATCCACGTTTTACAGCAGCAAGGTAAGAATGTTGGATACATAGTTTTGTTTGAGGTGGAGGTATAATGTTATATACATAGTACATGTGTGGGGATATTAGCCACGATTTACTATGTTGAAAAAAACAGTACCTATCGGCCTTAACGCCGATGGTTTATCCATTATATGTGACACTGACCggttaaaatatgatttaacATTGCCggttaaaatatgatttaacAATGAACTactgctttgtttttgtttatttggttgGAGGCTttttttgttgtagttgttgtttgtggtggttttgttgttttaaggtTGTTTTcggtttttctttttgtttttgttaattttgtttttgttttttggggggtttttttgctttagttttctttttaatgagGTTCTGGCCTCAATGGCATTGCGGTTATGCTATAGGCCTTGGACCTGATAGGTAGTGGGTTTGCACCCCAGTGATCTCTTCCATTTAGAGTACATTTTAACGGCTCAAACAGTAGATGCATGACCATCACATTGACTTTTCTCTCACTCGCCAGTAACCATTAAAcattgtcctagacagacagcccaaataacTTAAATGTGTGTCGCcattgaatcttaattggataaaagcacgcaaattatgttaaaaaaaatttttttttattattatgtcagGACACACATCtgaactattatcctgttcaattatttagacccaaatctttttgcaaatgttacgtttatttcctattcgatatttgttttctttgcatttacatgaaaacaaacccaaaccccgacaggttttatatacaaatcatcatataaaatgcacgaagttgacttaattccactttttaaaaatctctgtgtcttttgaatgcacgttatttctcctataaataactaaggtcatttgcatatcaaaacattgggatctgaggctacgtgaaggccattatagcttgtttcactaaatcaaggttattattgttttgtagcgtgtaacagcattgtgtaatctttccgttaaacatagatgtaaacaaacagaacatgtaaccctttcttgtaggtgcattatatttaataaatttagctaatgtattatgtatttttattttattatatcaattatatattagcataccatacctaacctaacacaactgaggtgtagcacagtaataaacacaaatcacctcacacgccgcaggaatgtgctttccaaatttataaataaatttaatgcagggccggacccagaagaccagggggggggggggataaaatgtcaaaggccaccaacatcaaataataataaaaatattatttaatttgcctctaaattgggaactcatacgtatatatatatatatatagtatttagggtggtgctaggggctggggtttgggggttgggtgttacatttgtaatgcgaaaaaccaaagggctattgttcggactcgtatgggttcaaccactttttcatcccgcagacacagccctgaatgttcaaaatacgatagcattgcttggtcaataacatcattatttcgatctatgactgcacgtgctattgtagcaatgtgtaaaccacgtaaaatacaagttaggtaaggtatataaattcattgaaaatgtattggtcgacattcttgttattgttatttcaggaaaaatatgggtaaatcgaaaaacacttcagttgatgtaaaatcgtgtattaagaacgttttcgattattttgaagatgaatatcagcgcggtagacctaggtatgcttcttatcgaattgtcgatcgagttgccgctgcacttaaagtttcggtttcaacagtaaaaagaactgtgaaaaatctaagctctacgaatccaagcacagaaatcactgttaaaacgcgaccgaaaactcatcgatttatttgataaagatgttattagacgacgagtatacagattttatagagagggcgaattacttACATTACATacgattaacgtggctttaagggaggaatgtggaatcaacatatccatatcaactttacgaagaacactccatgacctcgattttaaataccaacatatgtctacacccggaaaagtgatttttgaggacgccaatatatcagacaggagactgtcctatctccatgaaatatccagtttacgagaacaggggtatttaatagtgtatcaagatgagacctgggtgaatgtcaaccacacaacatcccaccactggacagatatccacccgggcacaagtaccgccaatcacctgccgaaatcagacgctgctgatcgagttcctaaactctgttcggtgactgggaagggagggaaaaagacttattatttgtcatgctggctgtgataaatatggattgatagatggctgtgaattgatctttgaggctaaaaaaacagacggagactatcatggtgagatgaatcatgacaatttcatcaaatggtttgaagaacaactaatgccttctctaccagaaccttctgttatcgtcatggataacgcaagctaccacaacaaattaactgagattacacgatgtcctgcactaaacgctaaaaaggaagaaattcagtcgtggctacgaaacaaaaatataccttttgagagtaacatgacaaagcctgttctttatgaacttgtgaaaagtaacaaatgtgcaaagcaatttgttactgatgatattgctgaacgccatgggcacttgtgtctaagactgccgccaagacattctgaactcaatccgatagaactgatctggagtcaagtcaaagggcacatagcacatagctcgtcataatgatggtaaaatgaccacggtgcggagagaacttgcacatgcattgaactctgtcacacctacacacttctctaacgcagttaaacatgtaataaagatcgaagaagattttagaaaacaaaatagttttattagaaataaaataccccctgatagtcccccttaatcAAGATAGTGATGacgaaatgagttcgtcgactgattaagttatttctccatacccatcaggagtattactttaatgtatgcatgaactctttaacaccaaaaacaatttatttccatatcattcactatcaaacaacctaacaacctataaactaattgactagaaatgcatatagactacacgtACATACgagataaatgtttatttaacgacacactcaacgcatttgatatacgtttatgtggcgtcagacaaaacggttagggagcattatgacagtgagaaagaaactcgctaccgccacatgggccactgtttccgataagcaattttgataagcaataagggacgttttatatgcaccatcccatagacaggatagcacataccacagcctttatacatcagttgtggtgcacaggctgcaactagacacaacccaatgggtccaccatgtgggatcgatcagtcgacctaccatgagcgaacgctttacctctgagctacgtcccgctccatatacaaaagaagccttaagtggggttggggttgtgcagagggtcacacctccaccaatcgcatgcataccatattcttctctctctctccctataaccatataaccatagattaaaatatgttgagtgcgtcgttacataaatgacgtctctctctctctctctctctctctctctctctctctctctctctctctctctctctctctctctgtctctcccttcagcgcgcgcgcttgtgtattccacaatataattataatatttgatacatatttttttttcaaactgaggttttgtcacttgaactccccacctgaatccgcgcctgcttcatgtttacagatattttcttaaatataggtcatactacgatttgtgcggataggacgatagaaccgaacattagtttgaaacgcactatagaatgatgcttttgatatgcaaatgaccgtagttatttataggagaaataacgtgcattcaaaagacagagatttttaaaaagtggaattgagtcaacttcgtgcattttatatgatttgTACATAAAACCtgttggggtttgggtttgttttcatgtaaatgcaaagaaaacaaatatcgaataggaaataaacgtaacatttgcaaaaaacagGATAATAGTACCCAGAGCGAAGGTGCTGAACTGGTACCAAGGGCGAATGTTCTGAACTGGGATTCAGAGAAATGTGCTGAACTGGTACCTAGGGCGAATTTGCTGAACAGGTACCCAGGGCGAAATGTGCCTGAACCGTAAGTGGACTGGTACAAATAATCAGTAGCcaccatataatattattacaagcTGACTGAATTTTTACAACAGttattcatgttttattttattcagatGAGAATTGTTCTGGTGTTATTGGTTCTGGTTGTCGTGGCCACGTTCGGGGTCGACAGTTTTCGTTTGCGTGGACGGCGGTTTTGGCGTAGGGTGAAGAGGGCAGTCACTGCCATCGCCGTTGCTAAAGTTGTGGGTGCCGTCGTAGCTGGTGGAAAACGAGGTAACACAACTACTGAGAATATGTGTTTATCCATTACAAGGCCATACATAGTGGGAGGTGGGCAAGGAACGTtgcctgaaaaaaagaaaatgcccCCAACAAAGTGTCTTATTTAAGATGAAAGTGATCTTTTGTTTACTTGGAGAAGACCCTTGGTTTTTGTTCACTGCGCCCTCAGTTATTTTCGGCTAGTTACGACCCTGTATTGGCATTTAGTCAGtgatatgtatacatgtagaatgTGAAGTAGTTCAAGCTGAACTGAAATGATTAAATCCACAAAAAACtgccttttaaaacatttaaatttattattttggtttattatttttaatgtcgCTGAAATAACATAAATTGACAAAAATAACCAACACATTGCTTTAGATTTCTATATGGTTACCTCTTGTTACACTCTCAgtcaccccccacccacctacccccacctacccccaccaccccccaaaccccccccaaaaaaaactcCGCACCAAAAACCACCGCACCAAAAAACCAGTGAGGTTCGTATGTTGATGAAAATGTTGATAGTTGcgaacatttttttcttctccagTTTTTCATAACAATAAAAcgccattattttattattattattattgttattattatttaattattattattttctgtttttgctGTTGTCATATTTCTGCCCTCATTCACAAACTGAGATTGTGTTGTAGATGTTGCTGACATTGACACCAACATGGATGGCGTGGTGGACCAGGCGGAAGTGGAGAACTATTTCGGCACGAGAGACGCACGTGACTTGCTAAGTCTCGCGGATGCTGACGGTATGCAGGCCTTGTCTTTAGAATGTCTGTTTGACAATCAAATTAATTGCTAATTATTGATTATTAGGAGAGCCTGCTTTGTACACGATAACAGTTGTGGTCAAGACTAAAACATtcttgtgtatatgtatgtgtatgtgtatgtgtatgtgtactcGCGCCCGTTttctaaaaatcataaaattttAGTGCAATTGCGTcagaaattaacaaaaataatatttttcatgaAAAGAATTAACAGAAGCAAATAAATTTAGTTTTCCGAGGAACATTCACAACGAGCGATGCAGTCTTTCCGAGATGACCCAACACCAtgtagatgaaatacaattctTGTATAAGCCCATGTATATGGGATTTTGTCGTATTGGACCCCTATGACACATATGCCACGGACCGTCTGTGACGTATTAAGGCTAGTCCATTAATAGTATCTCTTTAACATATATTTGGAGCTTGGGTGGTTCGAAATTAAGTAGTTTTATTAAGTGGTTCTTTTCCCAATTTGATAATTTCTAAATCAGCATTAAACTATAGATGTTTAAAGCTATACTAATCCAGTAAACGTGGTGTCATAATAACTGAAGTTGCTGGGTCTGTCATCGgcatacactgaaacaaatacaCGACTAATAATTGACAAATATTCTGAACTGTGTTTTTAACGTACCAAAACCGCACTGCTTTTCAAATCTTGCGTTTGTGGCATCTTATTGTATTTGACATTTCTATTTTAGGTAATAATGAAGTCGCCGTAGATTAATTTCAACAAGCATTGCAAACATTAGCCAGAACCTAAAATGTAAGTAGGCTTAATTCTTTTCTGTCGCAGTAATTGTCAAATCATTGTGTTAGTGTTCACAAGAATACTTGGTTTTCCctgtaatataatttacaaaGATTTTtcaagaatatttatttgatttgattttaattagttaatttgaTTTCTATCAATATTTTTCCATCCCTTCTTTATTCTAGCAATATTAAAATCGACAAACGATTCGAAAATGGAATGTTTCATAAAGTTGtcttaatataatttttgtgtttattgtttatcACAGCCGTGCCAAGTATAAAATAACTGGTTGGGTGGGAAACTATAAAAAAGAATTAGGGGGCAAATATATAAGGTTCTTACCAGCTAAACAAAAACGAGACTTAATAAAAAGGTTCGGCCCTTGtaagttgacataaaaatatattatcat
This DNA window, taken from Gigantopelta aegis isolate Gae_Host chromosome 4, Gae_host_genome, whole genome shotgun sequence, encodes the following:
- the LOC121371583 gene encoding uncharacterized protein LOC121371583 isoform X2 produces the protein MRIVLVLLVLVVVATFGVDSFRLRGRRFWRRVKRAVTAIAVAKVVGAVVAGGKRDVADIDTNMDGVVDQAEVENYFGTRDARDLLSLADADGNNEVAVD
- the LOC121371583 gene encoding uncharacterized protein LOC121371583 isoform X1, which codes for MRIVLVLLVLVVVATFGVDSFRLRGRRFWRRVKRAVTAIAVAKVVGAVVAGGKRDVADIDTNMDGVVDQAEVENYFGTRDARDLLSLADADGNNEVAVDEFQQALQK